The genomic region GCGGCATGGAGCCGCCGCCCCGAACGGCGGCCGGATATGAGAGAATTTTCCCTATTTGCGGACTTCATCTTTCCTGACGAGGGGAACGAAGCGCACCCCCATGACAGCTTCGCTGGTGACTGAGCCGTCATCGCCCTTGAAGACGACCAGGAGCCATTGGGGCGAGAACGGAGCTCCGACAGGGATCACCATGCGACCGCCCGTCGCGAGCTGGTCTATCAGCGGCGGCGGAACCTCGCCGGCGGCGCATGTGACGATGATGCCGTCGAAGGGAGCTTCGGACGGCCATCCGTGATAGCCGTCCGCGTGACGCACGCGCACCTCGCCGTATCCAAGACGGCCGAGCCGTTCCGCCGCCGATTCGGCGAGTTCCCGGATGATCTCGACCGTCCAGACACGGTGTCCCAGTTCGGCCAGGACGGCGGCCTGGTATCCCGAGCCCGTGCCGATTTCGAGCACCTTCGCCCCCGAAGCCAGCCGCAGCAGCCGGGTCATCTCTGCGACGATATACGGCTGCGAGATTGTCTGACCGTACC from Candidatus Ozemobacteraceae bacterium harbors:
- a CDS encoding protein-L-isoaspartate(D-aspartate) O-methyltransferase; its protein translation is MMPAKTGGHIRFVALVLMLVVCAFMVKYAPFLRRGTLPAGGSGVPVGPAVLGVSKTVDVSLRADGAPSRSGERVAMVETIRGYGMTDETILCVMAAVPRHEFVPFPYGTAAYDDSPLPIGYGQTISQPYIVAEMTRLLRLASGAKVLEIGTGSGYQAAVLAELGHRVWTVEIIRELAESAAERLGRLGYGEVRVRHADGYHGWPSEAPFDGIIVTCAAGEVPPPLIDQLATGGRMVIPVGAPFSPQWLLVVFKGDDGSVTSEAVMGVRFVPLVRKDEVRK